The genomic segment AGTTGGGAAATGGACTGCATCCTCTTTTTCTAAAACTGCATCAACTGAATAGTACATTTGTGATTGAGCGTCAAACCTAGATAGAatcaaatcatttattttgtcgACTTGCTCATTTGTTGGTGACAAAATAGCCCTTTCTTGAAACCATTTCAATGATTTAGAAGATATATTTTGAATGTTCGGGTACACGTTTTGAACCAATTTTGTTATAGTGGGTACTGAATTAcagaaacttttaatatttattttatcattcgtTGCTTGAAATTCTCCTTTGCCTATTAAAAGTAAatctttgacaaaatttatattatcttgATCTGTACATAGCACTCTCATATTAGTTTTaagttctaatatttttatataaggccATAAGTAGGATCTTTTCAAAGACGCGTTGACTTCATCAGCTCTTGTCCCTCTTGTAACCACAGGCAAGATCTGACGGAAGTCTCCAGAGAACAACACTGTGCAGCCACCGATAGGACTATTATTATGACGCAAGTCTCGCATCGTTCTATCTAAAGCTTCAACTGAAGTTTTTTGGGACATTGACGTTTCGTCCCAAATAATTAGACAACAGTCCTGCATCAATTTACCAGTACCACTTTGCTTTGAAACGTTACAGACACTCGTAATATCGTCACTATCATATTTCAAAGGAAGTTTAAATGTAGAATGAGCTGTTCGGCCCCCTACTAATAGCGTAGCTGCAATGCCAGATGACGCTACCGCAAGAGCAATTTTTCCACCATATCTTACTTTTGCAAGaagtaaatttatcaaaaaagttTTACCCGTGCCCCCAGGagcatctaaaaataatattttgcctTCATTATTGTTAACAGACGACATTACTGAATCATATACAATTCTTTGTTCACGGTTTAATTGATTTTCATTTTGAACGGACAGTAATAGTTGCTGTTGATCATAACTTCTCTCTCTTAAACActcaatattaattgttgttctATTTATGTTTATCGGTAAGGGAAAACCAAAATGTACTATTGATTTTCCCGATAAAACTTCCACTTCTTTGTTCTGAGTTATGGTTAAAAGCCCCACATGGTCCATGAATCATGTGCTTTACAACAATATCATACAGTTCTTGATCTTCTTCTTTATTTGGTATTTCAGCTGTAATTACACTGTCAATTTGGTCTGGTTGGATTTTGTTTGTAAGCCAAAGAAGAAGGTGTATATGTGGTAACCCACGCTTTTGCCACTCAACCGTATACATATAACACCGTGAAGggccaaatatattatgtttattaatgagAGTTAACAGCTTTTGCACCTTTAAATGAAAAACTCGATTTACTATGTCGTATCTATCTTGAGGTTTTGAATTAGTATGGATATTATTTAAGATCTCGGGCCAGTGTGGATTACATGTCATCGTGATGAATAAATCTGGTTTACCATAATTTTTTACGTAAGTCATTGCATCCTGTGTTTTTTCATGAAGATACCTCGGTCCCCCCGTAAAACTTGATGGCAATATAACTAATTGTCCAATGTTATTGCTTTGTTCATTTGAGCGCAATGCGTCCTGTAGATGAATATAACTTTCAGCACGTAATGTCTTTTGATTGTGTCTTATAAACGCCAAACGCTCAGATTCGATTTTGGCATACTGATCAACTATATATTGGTTAAATAACATGCCATATCTAAGTAAATGATTTGAATTGTTCTGGCGTTCCATTATGCGATAGCAATAATAGTTCATAcatgaaacttttttttgtgtAGGAACTCTAGTAACAGGATCGACTTGAGGGATATCTATCGAGTATCCATCTTCACCGTAGGGGAACATTAATGGATATTGAAGACTGTCGTAGGATCGGTGCAATTCAGAAATTATTTGAAGATTGTCATCACGACATCGCAGTACAATGTCTCTTTTGTCGAATTGTTGTCCTGTAATTATAACGGCTACTTCGCTCGTTGACGGAGCATTGTAACGACCGCGATGTTCACCGATTGGAACTTTGTTAGAGTGAATTACCAATTTATAGTCTGTAACATTAGAAGGAACGCTTTCAATGGCTGTTTTAAAAGACTTAACATGTCTATTATGAGTGTTTAACATGTCTTGTAGGGATCTTATTAATATGCTGTCGAGGATCTCTCTGTTACATCGTTTTGATACTTGTGTATCAGGatcggaaataaaataaatctgcaAACATTTATGGTCATCAGGATGATGTGGAAAAAGACTGCCGGCAACGTGGTAAACCTGACCCTGTACTTTAAAGGTAGGCATAAACCCTTTATGAACTACCTGCTTGCTTCTGAATGAAGTCATTTGGAAAGCATTGTTGTAAGAACGAATTTCGCGTGTGAATTGTTTATGTTTTGTGTGACTTCCATTAAGAAGGGAATTCAATGGTTCTGGTGGTATAATTATATCATCTAATTTTAGTTTGCCATTAGAGCAACATAATGTTTTGCATTCGTCTTTCCATCTTAGAGCAGAACAAAACTGGCAAACTATTGTAGGATTTCCTATAAAAACTGATGGGTCATTTTTGTAATCCACCGTTAACACATAGTTCATAGCAGAATAATCTTTTCTCGACCATGAACCTCTGTCATTAACAACATCATCATTATTTGTTTGTCGTTCTCTACGTACTACACGCTTTCTTTTGGCATCATTCTGAGATCGACCAATGTTTAACTTTCGTCGAggcattttaaaaatgaaagtagtacaatcaattaaataaatagtaaataattttataaatagtacaaTCAATTACGGCTTTAAATGATTAAACCAGCCAACAATCaacagttaataaaataacaatcaaaatcgATAAAAGACGTGTTCTACCGAAAACGATAGAAAACTATTACACAGTCcatacaacgataataatatcagCGTACggcgattttaaaataaatacggaAATCTATACAGTATagactatactaatatatagaaTGAAAACATTGGCAAACAGCGATGCAGTCTACGTAACACACTGAAGGCAACTGTCTTGACGTAACGACTGAAAATAACATCGGCGTATGATTGATATTGAATGCGGTGGATAGTAGTGAGTGGGGGGCGCCAGACGACGCGAGCGCACAATACCTACCTTGGTTATTaacagtatacatttatattattaagatattaatacGAATATTGGATATACATGTTGTTGGTGTACGTGTATAAACACCCGCCGATATCAAACACAATACAATTCGACGAACAAAAAGGTCAGGTTGCAGGTAGCAGGAAACCCGTGGCCCGCAccatatgtacaataatatatatataggtatatacaatttacacgtttattttaattaataataactaattatttattaacttaatcGGACTAATTTTTTGCCTTAAACCTTCTCTGTGATGTcctctttaatttaaaaaaaattgcacgaCGATTGAATAAGTAGTTTCGGAGATTAGCCCGGACAAAAAAAAGCgacttaattttataaagtagtatagattgataaaatatgttcttgtaagtattgtaaaaatctgtttatttaacggatactaaaatattttaaagaacattaagtaaaaatattgagacaacgtatttctatattattatattgatatttgataacataataataatatgtctggaTTTCTGCAGGTAGAGATTgtgactatatagtataatattattatgtatttattgaatagacagaaaaatatttgaagaaacATTAATAAGTACAAATATCGAGACAATGTacttctataattatttataattattgagagcataataaaattgtattataatttctaatatattaataatatggacTTCGGTTGTTTTGCTGGaagacaatatatttaatattgtgtatgcgacaatatttttaaatttacctataattattaattattaggcatggtcttaatattaattattttaatttattaattaattatataagtaccaaTAATAAGAGtggacctattataatataaaataaatatttaaggtgGCAGTTTAAATACGCCTTGATGATGAACTGTAtttttataacctatttattgTAAACACAGAGTTTtagttgtacctatacaaatagtattattaaccatgcaaattttacttttaacttattatGTAGTATTGTATCATTATCCAAGAATGCCCATCAATCAAAATCTAGGGGggtgacaataatatttattatcacaaAAATAACTAAGTACCAACACAcaaaattgtgtacctatattaaataacagaaaatagaTGCATAACATAGATTAACGATGTACcagctatattatgatatgtaatataatgtcatgtatataatcagtgaaaatagtttattatttagaattaaaatttttctaatGGGGTAACATGTCGCCTACTTGCACCTCCTAATGAGCGTCTTTGTAagcaaaatatcaaaatgttcgtAATACACATTTGTTGACGATTTGTTATAAACAAACTGTTTTTAACcacgattatataatatgactgattatagtaggtatatacgatTATAGTATATCTGCAGcgcgtatttaatttattttattttattattacttattaggtactatagttATATAACGCCACCAAAGGCaatcgaatatttttattttattttattttatttgataattatacgCCCCGAAGAGCATTTGGTTAACAAAAATAAGCGAAGTAGGTAAATTACataagtagaaaataaattgacaataataaatagataacagGTAAAAAGAAAAGTGGTA from the Metopolophium dirhodum isolate CAU unplaced genomic scaffold, ASM1992520v1 scaffold1, whole genome shotgun sequence genome contains:
- the LOC132953220 gene encoding ATP-dependent DNA helicase pif1-like, whose product is MSSVNNNEGKILFLDAPGGTGKTFLINLLLAKVRYGGKIALAVASSGIAATLLVGGRTAHSTFKLPLKYDSDDITSVCNVSKQSGTGKLMQDCCLIIWDETSMSQKTSVEALDRTMRDLRHNNSPIGGCTVLFSGDFRQILPVVTRGTRADEVNASLKRSYLWPYIKILELKTNMRVLCTDQDNINFVKDLLLIGKGEFQATNDKINIKSFCNSVPTITKLVQNVYPNIQNISSKSLKWFQERAILSPTNEQVDKINDLILSRFDAQSQMYYSVDAVLEKEDAVHFPTEFLNSLTPPGVPPHKLILKIGAPIILMRNLSPPTFCNGTRLQIKKLRSSLLEYILLTGCGNGKTVLIPRIPITYTLRFTF
- the LOC132953221 gene encoding uncharacterized protein LOC132953221; translated protein: MPRRKLNIGRSQNDAKRKRVVRRERQTNNDDVVNDRGSWSRKDYSAMNYVLTVDYKNDPSVFIGNPTIVCQFCSALRWKDECKTLCCSNGKLKLDDIIIPPEPLNSLLNGSHTKHKQFTREIRSYNNAFQMTSFRSKQVVHKGFMPTFKVQGQVYHVAGSLFPHHPDDHKCLQIYFISDPDTQVSKRCNREILDSILIRSLQDMLNTHNRHVKSFKTAIESVPSNVTDYKLVIHSNKVPIGEHRGRYNAPSTSEVAVIITGQQFDKRDIVLRCRDDNLQIISELHRSYDSLQYPLMFPYGEDGYSIDIPQVDPVTRVPTQKKVSCMNYYCYRIMERQNNSNHLLRYGMLFNQYIVDQYAKIESERLAFIRHNQKTLRAESYIHLQDALRSNEQSNNIGQLVILPSSFTGGPRYLHEKTQDAMTYVKNYGKPDLFITMTCNPHWPEILNNIHTNSKPQDRYDIVNRVFHLKVQKLLTLINKHNIFGPSRCYMYTVEWQKRGLPHIHLLLWLTNKIQPDQIDSVITAEIPNKEEDQELYDIVVKHMIHGPCGAFNHNSEQRSGSFIGKINSTFWFSLTDKHK